One Balaenoptera musculus isolate JJ_BM4_2016_0621 chromosome 13, mBalMus1.pri.v3, whole genome shotgun sequence genomic region harbors:
- the PTRHD1 gene encoding putative peptidyl-tRNA hydrolase PTRHD1 produces the protein MHRGIGLAFQLRGKMAVAGAEPQILVQYLVLRKDLSQAPFSWPAGALVAQACHAATAALHIHRDHPHTAAYLRELGRMRKVVLEAPDETTLKLLAETLQQKNIDHKLWVEQPENIPTCIALRPYPKEEVNQYLKKFRLFK, from the exons ATGCATCGGGGGATAGGCCTGGCCTTTCAGTTGCGCGGGAAGATGGCGGTCGCTGGCGCAGAGCCGCAGATCCTGGTACAGTACCTGGTGTTACGAAAGGATCTATCACAGGCGCCGTTTTCCTGGCCAGCGGGCGCACTGGTAGCACAGGCTTGTCACGCAGCCACCGCGGCCTTGCACATTCACCGGGACCACCCGCACACGGCCGCTTACCTCCGGGAGCTGGGGCGCATGCGCAAGGTGGTCCTCGAG GCCCCAGACGAGACCACCTTAAAGTTGCTGGCAGAGACGCTGCAACAGAAGAACATTGACCACAAGCTGTGGGTGGAGCAGCCAGAGAACATCCCCACTTGCATTGCACTCCGTCCCTACCCCAAGGAAGAAGTGAACCAGTATTTGAAGAAGTTCCGATTGTTCAAATGA
- the CENPO gene encoding centromere protein O, whose product MELANTLSQDGESRRGVLAHLERLETQVSRCRKKLEEPQSAQAVESALGTRIHELRRLRDKLRAEVKQHQARVKASTTNVEPDQTLEITEQEFLKRKRENVKAILQAYRFTGISGKLTSRGVCVCIGTAFEGNLLDSYFVDLVMQKPPQIHHHSIPVFIPLEEISAKYLQTNIQHFLFTLCEYLNAYSGRKYQADRLQSDFAAFLAGPLQRNSLCNLLSFTYKAEPEGQSFPFCARLLYKDLTTTLPTDVTVTYQGTDALSTTREEQRAAHENLFFTKPLHQVFTSFASKGDKLDMSLVS is encoded by the exons ATGGAACTGGCGAATACTCTAAGTCAAGACGGCGAGTCCAGAAGAG GTGTTTTAGCTCACTTGGAAAGACTAGAGACTCAAGTGAGCAGATGCCGTAAAAAACTGGAAGAGCCACAGAGCGCACAGGCAGTGGAAAGTGCTCTTGGAACCAGGATTCATGAATTGAGACGTCTGCGAGATAAGCTGAGGGCTGAAGTGAAACAACATCAAGCTAGA GTTAAAGCATCTACTACCAATGTAGAACCGGACCAAACATTAGAGATTACTGAGCAAGAATTTTTGAAGAGAAAACGGGAAAACGTGAAAGCCATTCTGCAGGCATATCGTTTTACAG GGATCAGCGGGAAACTGACCAGCCGAGGAGTCTGTGTCTGCATCGGCACTGCTTTTGAGGGGAATCTGCTGGATTCCTATTTTGTGGACCTTGTCATGCAGAAACCACCTCAGATACATCACCATTCGATTCCAGTCTTCATTCCCCTAGAGGAGATATCTGCAAAATACTTACAGACTAATATTCAGCACTTCCTGTTCACTCTCTGCGAGTACCTGAATGCTTACTCTGGGAGGAAGTACCAGGCAGATCGACTTCAG AGTGACTTTGCAGCCTTTCTGGCTGGGCCCTTGCAGAGAAACTCACTGTGCAACTTGCTGTCATTTACTTACAAAGCAGAGCCGGAAGGCCAGTCCTTCCCATTTTGTGCTAGACTGCTGTATAAGGACCTCACGACAACTCTTCCAACTGATGTCACTGTTACTTATCAAG GGACGGATGCATTATCCACCACACGGGAAGAACAGCGAGCAGCCCATGAAAATCTGTTTTTTACAAAGCCCCTACATCAAGTGTTTACTTCATTTGCAAGCAAAGGAGACAAGTTGGATATGAGCCTGGTCTCCTAG